GTTTGGTGTTCATGTAGTCACTCTGAGAAGACTCCTCTCTTTAGTCTGAGTTGACTATATTTTCAGACAAATGTAATAATGATTCATGTCCTGTGGGGCCCAGTCGGGAGAGCATGATGCtctctttggataaaagtgtctgctaaatggcacatACTTGATTATTATTTTATAAAGATGTAAATGTAGAGAGTGTCTGGGGTGAgctacagtaggtgtgtgtgtgggggtaaagtctacacctgttgtattcggcgcatgtgacaaatcaaatttgacttGTGTATGTTTGCCTATCGCTGCAGTGAGATTTAAAAAGGAGACCAGTAAATCTCCCTGCTCTCCCCAAACAAACTATATGCCTCTCAATTTCTAATTAAGGTATCTACCTGTATGATGTGAAGTGACTCTGGATAATGACACTCACTGGAAAGTGTACTCAAAAATCGAATAAAAAAAACAGGAAATGTTGGCCTACACATTCGCCACAACGTGGTGTATGGTTATATTATTTGGTGCATTACACGTCTGTGATAATATAAGTGCAACATTGTTAGTTTACCTGACTGACTGTTGCAGGAGACagtcacaaccacagaccaaaCCCCCGTTTGTGCGATGGTTGTCACTGACAGGTGCTAGGTAGGCCTATGTAACAACCGCGTGATGTGAGTAACTCTGCCTGAGACTTGAACACTTGCATTATGCTctagctcagcaggctaacacagtcttggtGCCGTGGCCCAGGTGGGTCTCTGGGAGTTCTACCAGAAGCGGTGAAATATGATATGGAGCGAGTCTATATGACAGTCCCCAGATAAGAGGGGGAAATCAAACATATGACTAATGCGATACGAGGTTCCGAGCCCTAACACACAGAGAAGTATCAAATTCAAAGGGCATCAAAAGTCAAACACCGGTTGAGGCCAGAAACTTTGTGAAGTTCAGAGTGCACTGCCACAGAGTGCGGATGTTTTTTTTACTGAAGAGTCCGTCACCCTGTTAGATGTGCAGCAGAGAGAGTTGCGTACAGTCGACGAGGGCCAGATTGTTGTTCACAGTGACAGGTGACAGGGAAGGATGTTATGAGATGCACGCTGCCATCGTGTGACGAGCATGTGTTGTATGTTTAGGTAGAGCAGAGCAGTCACTGTCTCGTTCTGGTTGGCATACAGTGTCTTGTCACATTTACCCTGATTGTCGTGCACTGTTAAGGGAGATCAGGGGAGCTTCAGTTTCACCACAAAACTGAGAACTTTCAAGATGAACGTTTACTGGATACCCAcgatcctcctctccctctccagtgcTGCCAACATGATAAGCTCAAACAACTGTAAAGGTAAGATCTGAGCCTGTTTAATAGCTCACGCTCTACAATAGTTATGACTGAAAACACGATGTATAATGTATAAGTACCATCTATCCAGATGTAATGTATAACAAATTACTTTATTATTGCTATGTAACTATTGTGAAAAAAAGTGCCATGTATGTAAAAATGTGTGTAGAATGTATATGtaacaacaaaacaaaaagctGGGGGGAGATATGGGACAAAAATTGAAAAAAGATCTGGGCAAGTCCAGGATGGTGTAACGCATGTAGAAAAGGGAATCGTTTCAGCTCAAAATTATTACATTTGTCTGAATGTTTCACCATTGGACTTTGTCATTAACGTTCATCTATATTCTCAGTATCAACAAATGTCACCTCAGGCATGATCCATAGCACGACCAGAACATTTTGATAACAAGAACAAAAGGTTGCCCAATCAAAGGGTTGCAGATCATTTAAGATTTCAATGCTCACCAAGCTGCATGGTTTTATCAGGTGGGGATGCTAGTTGCAGTGGTTTGAATTCCTCCAGCACATTACTCAAAGGAGTGCAGTTAAACCCCAATTACAAATGTGGATATGCTTCAACATCTAGACTGCAGCTATATTATGAATAGAATAAGCAGGTTTATATAATGCATTGAAGTTGTTGTTTCCTCGTTGTGATAGGACTTGCAGAAAGGAAACGGCAGGGGTGGGGGTGATAAGGATTCAACTAAGTGACTCACATGTTCTCGTCCACACAGTTACGGGACTGCTTCTCTTTTTGGAATCTCAGGCCACAACACTTGTTTTGGAGCATGTTCAATGTGTGGGTTAAAATACTGTGAAATGATGCATACGAATAGTCCAAATTTGAGAGGGTAAAAAGGCTAGGTATAAGCCTCAGAAGccatttcctgtgtgtgtgtgtgtgtgtgtgtgtgtgtgtgtgtgtgtgtgtgtgtgtgtgtgtgtgtgtgtgtgtgtgtgtgtgtgtgtgtgtgtgtgtgtgtgtttgtgtgtgtgtgtgtgtgtgtgtgtgtgtgtgtgtgtgtgtgtgagtgaaagagtgcactgcacatgtgatggaagaatgcactgtgcgtgcagagggttgcaattccactgaattggggatagtttaaccaaaatatgccacaagacctagagttgccttatgtgtatcccacacaAAAAAGTTTCACTGTTTTAAGCTAACTTTTTAGAAGAATTTAAGCAAAATGCCAGGGCTTTAACTTCCCATGGACAATTTCCGGAAAAATACCAGAAATTTACCGGAAAGCTTCCGACCCTCTGCAACCCTAGTGTGTGTGCACACGTTTTACTATACTTGTGAGTACCAAAAGTCCTCAAAAATTCAGATAATTTTTTAAAGGTCCTCACTTGTTAAAAAGCTattttagacttaggggttaggttcagggtttgggttagaattaaggttaggtttagaattggggttagggtttggagttaggggttaaggttatggaaaataggattttgaatgggaatcaattgttagTCCCCCAAAAGTCCTCACAAGTATAGCAATACAGtcaccccttggcatttttcctattttgttgccttacaacctggaattaaaattgattttgttTTGGTGTGAcgcaaacaagaaataagacgacaacctgaaaacttgagcgtgcataactactCACCCCTCCAAaggcaatactttgtagagccaccttttgcagcaattacagctgcaagtctcgtggggtatgtctctataagcttgcacatctagccactgggaggcCCATTCTCCAAGGcgaaactgctccagctccttcaagttggatggcttccactggtgtacagcaatctttaagtcataccacagattctgaattggattgaggtctgggctttgactaggccatttcaagacatttaaatgcttccccttaaaccacttaagtgttgctttagcagtatacttaggttcattgtcctgctggaaggtgaacctcagtcccagtctcaaatctctggaagactgaaacaggtttccctcaagaatttccctgtattttgcACCCtcaatcattccttcaattctgaccagtttcccagtccccgctgatgaaaaacatccccacagcatgatgctgccaccaccatgcttcaaggtggggatggtgttctcggaatgatgagaggtgttgggtttgcggcagacatagcattttccttgatggccaaaaagataGTATCATcatagtctcatctgaccagagtaccttctaccatatgtttggagagtctcccacatgccttttggcgaacaccatacgtgtttgcttattttgtctataagcaatggcttttttttggccactctactataaagcccgctctgtggagtgtacggcttaaagtgatcctatggacagatactccagtctccgctgtggagctttgcagctccttcagggttatctttggtctctttgttgcctctctaattaatgccctccttgcctggtccatgagttttggtgggcggccctctcttggcaggtttgctgtggtgccatattctttccattttttaatcatGGATTTAATgttgctctgtgggatgttcaaagtttcggatatttttttataacccaaccctgatctgtacttctccacaactttgtccctgacctgtttggagagctccttggtcgtcaagctgccgcttgcttggtggtgccccttgcttagtggtgttgcaaacACTGGGTCCTTTCAGAAGAGGTGTATATATactcagatcatgtgacacttagattgcaaacGAATTgtttgacttctgaaggtaattggttgcaccagatcttatttaggggcttcatagcaaagggggtgaatacatatataCGCACCACTTTTTGAAatattttgaattgttttaaACAAGTCCTTTTTAAatttcatttcaccaatttggactattttgtgtatgtccattgcatgaaatccaaataaaaatccatttaaattacagattgtaatgcaacaaaataggaaaaacgccaaggtgGATTAataattttgcaaggcactgtatctagctgtttatgtgtgtgtgttcaagatCAAAGAGACAAGCAATTTGGCAAAGGACAGGAGTGGAACGCTCGCTAAAAAGACTTGTAACCAGAGTGGGTTtctactagcctggtcccagatctgttgacAATGACTCAGATGCTGTCATTGTCAAGCTGAAAAGTCTGGTCTCACAGTAATctgtttggcatgacaattccataaggaCTTGGCAAGAGAGCTGAAATAGACTGGCACCAAGGCTAGGTTTACACATCATTGCACTCACCAAATCTTGCTGTGTCAGATCAGTGATTTCTTCAAGGAAAGAAGGAGGGAAATATTAAAACAGGGTCCTTGTCTACTTCCCTCTGATATAACGTGCACAACTGACTGCCTCTATTTGACTTTTGACCTTCCCTCACCAGCCAAGCTCAGAACGTTCTATGTGGTCCGTGTGTCTGTCAACGGCATTGCATCGGTCAGATGCCCCAACCTGACAGGCAAGGACCAGGAGGAGATGAGATTCCACCTATACCTGGGCTTGGTCGAGGTTGGCAACCACACTCACGACAGTGCTCACAACCACAACTCCACAGAGACCGTGAGTCCTGTTGGGGAGGGTCTGGGGCTGAGGGTGAACGAACAGGACCATACGGTCAGTTTTGTCCTCTCTGGAATGACCACGGAGCGCGCTGGAGTCTATACCTGTGAGGGGTACCCCATGTACCCACCTCCCATTGAGAAAGTACCAGACGAGCCTCAGACCTTGGTCCTGGTTGAAGGTATGTTTACTTCAAAAGGAACTGATCTATACAAGCACACACAAAtacgcatgcatgcatgcacagtAGTTCAAAATGCTATATCTTGATTTATAGGActatacactgaatgtacaaaacattaggaacacctgctcttccatgacatagactgaccaggtgaatggtatgatcccttattgatgtcacctgttaaatccacttcaaacagtgtagatgaaggggaggagacaggttaaagaaggaattGAGATATAGATTGTGCATatttgccattcagagggtgaatgggcaacacaaagatttaagtgcctttgaatggagtatggtagcaggtgccaccggtttgagtgtgtcaagaactgcaacgctgctgcgtttttcatgctcaacagtttcctgcgtGTATGaagaatggcccaccacccaaatGTCATTCAaataacttgacacaactgtgggaaggctgttctgagggcgaaAGGGTTTGCAACTCACTATTAGGAaggcgttcctaatgttttgtgcactcagtgtatattctaATGATGTACTTTTGCTTAAAGACCAAACTGGCTAGTTTACTGGACCTAGATAAGCCTATTTCTTTTACTTAAAATGCACTTTCAGTGGAAAAACTAAAGTAGCCAAGGAGTAGACTTAATCTGGATCTGTAAAACTACTCCTTGAAGTTTAaaactcacatctctctctctgattggttGGTCAGCATACCAGTGCCAGGCAGGGAAGACTGTGGGATGTGTAGGCCCTAGAGTGCATGGTGTCCCTGTTTGGGCATGGGTGCTGGGATTCTGGGTCACCACCATCTATGGCCTGGTTGTCACAGTCATCGCCTTTGTCATCTGGGTGAGTGACATCTTGCTTCCTTTACTCAAAGAGAGGGTAACTTGCCTGACATCCATGAGGTGCTGTGATGAAAACACATAAGTAATCTCTCAAGCCTTGGCATAAATTCAATGCACAATTAACTATTTGGTCCAACAATGCAATAaagtgtacagtaccagtcaaaagttgagacATCTACCAATTCagttttttaaaaactattttcaacattgtagaataatagtgaaaacatcaaaactatgagataataagaatcatatagtaactaaaataagttttaaacaaatcaaaatatattttatatttgacattcttcaaagtagccactctttgccttgatgacagctttacacactcttggcattctctcaaccagcttcacctggaatgcttttccaccagtcttgaagaagttcccacataggctgagcacttgttagctgcttttccttcactctgcggtccaactcatcccaaaccatctctgtTGGGataaggttgggtgattgtggaggccaggtcatctgatgcagcactccattactctccttggtcaaatagcccttacacagcctggaggtgtgttttgggtcattgtcctgttgaaaaataaatgatagtgggactaaatgcaaaccagatgggatggtgtatcgctgcagaagtctgtggtagccatgctggttaagtgtgccttgaattctaaataaatcactgacagtgtcaccagcaaagcaccctcacaccacctcctccgtgcttcacagttggaaccacacatgcggagatcatccgttgacCTACTCTATATCTCACAAatacacagcggttggaactaaaaatgtcaaatttggactaatcagaccaaggtctaatgtccattgctcatgtttcttggcccaaacaagtctcttcttattattggtgtcctttagtagtggtttctttgcagcaattcggccatgaaggcctgattcacacagtctcctctgaacagatgttgagatgtgtctgttacttgaactctctgaaacatttatttgggctgcaatctgaggtgcagttaactctaatgaacttaccctctgcagcagaggtaactccaggtcttcctttcctgtagcggtccacatgagagccagtttcatcatagcgcttgatggtttttgcgactgcacttgaagaaactttcaaagtacttgacattttctgtattgactgaccttcttgtcttaaaagtaatgatggactgacatttcgcttatttgagctgttcttgccataatatggacttggtctttttacaaaaagggctattttctgtataccacccctaccttgtcacaacacaactgagtc
This genomic window from Oncorhynchus nerka isolate Pitt River linkage group LG2, Oner_Uvic_2.0, whole genome shotgun sequence contains:
- the LOC115134325 gene encoding T-cell-specific surface glycoprotein CD28-like, encoding MNVYWIPTILLSLSSAANMISSNNCKAKLRTFYVVRVSVNGIASVRCPNLTGKDQEEMRFHLYLGLVEVGNHTHDSAHNHNSTETVSPVGEGLGLRVNEQDHTVSFVLSGMTTERAGVYTCEGYPMYPPPIEKVPDEPQTLVLVEAYQCQAGKTVGCVGPRVHGVPVWAWVLGFWVTTIYGLVVTVIAFVIWLRLRRVECSQSDYMNIKPIAPLRGHRKKQGVQHPIRMGRY